The sequence TGGGATCATCCCAATCACCAGCTTTACCTTCACCATTCAGATCAACCTGGCGCTGTTCTTGTGCCACAACCTTTGGTTGAAGACaacttgtaatgttttgaaataaatgagttggaaaatacaataaagcccttgaaggcttaaaaGTTGGAATAAATGATTTAGGGGTATAGTTGTAATTGGACaaatagttgatatatataaataggaagtaaaaaaaagaaaaaaaaagaaatgtgatCTGAAATATTGGAAGAACAAACCgtaagagagaaaagaggaagaagaagaagaaaagaaaggagagaaggaaaggaaggagaagagaagtagaggaaataagtaaaaaggtaagatttatagttttaagtgtataatatgttaaatttcggttttgattaattttagagcTTTGAAGtctgtattttgaagtgaattctgaattgatagctcctcatttgattgatgtcatgagttgagctttgagatatggaTATGttagtttgattatgattatgaacctatggtatgtcagtaagaatacccatgctaacagggtagtgttagtctttgttcacatcgtatctgaaccctagttggtcgggagagacaccaacctgtgtggactgatcatccaacagtacggagcctcatgctcattgcattttgattttctgacgagttctaccatatgatattcttgttatggcctatttgataaaccttcgtataagaactaaagccatacttgtatatatatttctcattgctatattacctcgtgtgtgtatattgaacgttatctactcactgagttgttgaactcaccctctcattatttattcttttcaggcttatagcttgatagcgggttacttttgttgaaccttccgaacatgcttttgattgtaatttgtatctttctttttatgtcaagttagtgctccaaaactatgaaattatatgagctcttgtattaagacaatcgaattatattatgaagttagtttgttgtttatgctgcgttgaacaactctgattgagttttgaaggataagattgtatgtaagtttgggttcgcataggtttggaaccttggaggggaaccttgcctatgtgccggtcatggatccgggaatcGGGTCGTGACACAACTACAGCACATGGAACCAATCCATGACTATGGCTCTGACAGTTAAAAACAAGATTGGATTTATAGATGGCTCAATGAAGGAGCCTGATGAGAAGAAACCAGATGAGCATCAACAATGGAATCGGTGCAACAATTTGGTTAAAACTTGGCTGCTGGGATCTATGTCCAAAGATATTGCAGCTAGCGTCATCAATTGCAAGGATGCCAGACAAATGTGGCTTGATTTAAAGGAAAGATTATCACATGTGAATGTGGTTCAGTTATTTAACATTGAGAATGAAATTCACAACTGTGTGCAGGGCAGCATGTCTGTGGGATCCTACTTCATAAAACTGAAAGGTTTATGGGATGAGCGTGATGCACTATGCACCTTTCCAACATGCACTTGTGGATCAGTCAAGGAAGTGGCTGCATACCTGGACACACAGAAAACCATGAAATTTCTCATGGGTCTTAGTGATTCATATGTGGGTGTTCGTAGCAACACTCTGTTGCAGGATCCATTACCAACAATCAACAAGGCATACTCACTGGTTCTTCGCCATGAAAAACAATCAGAAGTGACAACTGGGAAAAGTCCTGCTCAACCAGAGGCTGCTGCCTTTGCCGTAAAGAATTTAAGCCATGAGATTGAAATTGAACAGAGATGCTCAAGATGCAATAGAACAAATCACAACACCAAGGATTGTCGTGCACATCTCAGATGCACTTTCTGCCGCTGGAAGGGACATACAGCCGAGTATTGTCGCAAGAAGAAAGCAGTAACTGAAGCTGAATTTAATATAGCGATTTCCAAGGGAAATCAAGTTGCATCCCATACGAATGAGAGGAAGGAGATGAATTTTCCTTTCACACCTGACGAGTGCAAACAGATACTCAGCATgttaaaaaccaaaacatcCTCTGCCAACCATGTTAGTAACTGTCCAACTCATGATGAGCTCTCAGGTAAAGCTTTTTCACTCTTCTCTAATGGCAACAGAAGTACATGGATTTTGGATAGTGGGTGCACAGATCATATGATTTATGACCAAAATCTGCTCACATACTCAAGACCGGTTAATGGCCGCACTGTTGAATTGTCGAATGGATCAATAACACAAGTAACTCACATAGGCAGAGTTCATCTATCtcctgatttgatccttgataaTGTCTTATGTGTCCCATATTTccgattgaatttaatttccaTTAGCAAACTAGCATTTGATTCTTCTTGCATCACCATTTTTCTAAGCCAATTTTGTGTAATTCAGGACCTACGTTCGGGGAAGATGATTGGGACGGGAATTGAACGGGAGGGTCTCTACTTTCTCGACCAAGCCAAGAAAGGAAACTGCAACCATGCCAAAAATTCTAACCCGAACCTTTGCATCAAACGTCTTGGGCATCCTCAACCAAAGTCTCTCCATTATTTCCTAAACTTAATTCTTGCTCTAACGACAAGTGTTGTATTTGTCCGTTAGCAAAACAAACCAGACTTCCATTTTCTTCAAGTTCCATTACTACCAtatcttcatttgatttaatccATGTTGACATTTGGGGTGGTTATAAAATTCCTTCTATTTCAGGTGCCAAATATTTTCTTACTATCATTGATGATCATACTAGATGCACATGGATTTATCTTATGAAACACAAATCCGACACTAGGGATCTTCTAGTCAATTTCATCAACATGGCTGAAAACCAATTTGATTCCAAAGTCAAGATGATTCGTAGTGATAATGGTCTTGAATTCAAACTTGAAAGCTTTTACGCTCACAAAGgtattattcatcaaaccaGTTGCATTAatactccacaacaaaatggcgTTGCCGAACGCAAACATAGGCATTTGTTAAATATGGCACGTGCTTTACTTCTTCAAGCCGGTCTTCCTCACCAATTTTGGGGTGACGCTATTCTTGCTTCCGCTTATCTCATAAATCGAACACCAACCCCCATTCTCCATGGAAAAACACCATATGAAAAACTCTTCAACAAAGTTCCCAATTACTTGCACTTACGAGTATTTGgttgtttatgttttgtttccaCCCATGCCTAAAATCGCTCAAAATTTGATCCTCGAGCATCTCGGTGTATTTTTCTTGGCTATCCTTATGGCAAAAAGGGGTATAGAGTTTTTGATCTAGCTACACAACGAACACTTGTCTCTAGGGATGTCGTCTTCTTTGAATCTACATTTCCCTTTATTACATCTGCATCACATACCAATACCCCATCATTATCACCTCCCACGCCCACTCCTACTCCCACTCCATCCATACCTTTCGACATACACTTTGAACCCCCTTCTCTGCTTCCCAATCCTACCTTTCCTAGCTCACCCAATTCCCAGACCCATCCATCCACCACCTCATCCACTCCTCTAGCTCCTCTCATAGAGTCCCCACATTCAGCCAGTCCTACTGACAGTCCACTACCCGATTTTTCTCCCATACTGAACACCTCCTCACCTGTGCCCATTCCTACTCTTCGTCGTGGCAGTCGTTCTATCACCACTCCTTCTTACTTGCAGGATTTCCATCTCGCCATGACTCTCCCTTCAAGGCCTGACCCGACATCATCCACGAACATGGTTCACACTTCAGGTACTGCTTATCCCCTCTCTGCCTATTTATCTTACACTCACCTTTCTCCCCATCACAAAGCTTATACTGCTCAACTCACTCTCCTCAAAGAACCTACCAGTTTTTCACAGGCTGTTCAACATCCTCAGTGGCGTGAGGCCATGCACCATGACATATCTGCTTTACAGGCCACTGGGACTTGGAGTTTGGTACCTTTACCATCCCACAAACGGCCGATCGGCTGCAAATGGGTATACAAAATCAAGTTGAAAGCTGATGGGACAGTGGAACGCTATAAGGCACGACTGGTGGCCAAGGGCTACAGCCAAGTTGCAGGTGTTGATTATCAGGAAACCTTTGCTCCCGTAGCCAAGATGGTCATTGTCCGCCTCTTACTTAGTGTGGCAGCTTTGTGTGGTTGGCATTTACATCAGCTTGATGTCAACAATGCATTCTTGCATGGTGACTTGGATGAGGACGTCTACATGACTTTGCCTCCTGGCTTTGAACGAAAGGGGGAGACACGCGTTTGCAAACTTCATAAATCCCTGTATGGCTTAAAACAAGCCTCTAGACAGTGGTTTATCAAACTGTCTGGTGCACTCAAGGCTGCAGGATTCCATCAGTCCCTATCTGATTATTCCTTGTTCGTCCGAAGCCAGCATGGTAACTTTCTAGCATTACTGATATATGTTGATGATGTGATATTAGCTGGGAATAATTTGCAGGACATAGAGAACACCAAACTCTTCTTGTCCAAACAATTCAAACTTAAGGACTTGGGGCAACTTAAATACTTCCTTGGCATCGAGGTTGCCAGATCACGACATGGCATTAGTTTGTCACAGAGAAAATATGCACTCGAGATTTTGGATGATGCGGGGTTTTTGGGTGTCAAGCCATCTCGGTTTCCTTTGGAGCAAAATGTGTCTCTAACACAATCCGATGGAAAGCTTTTGGAAGATGGATCAACATACAGGAGGTTAGTTGGCAGGTTACTCTATCTTACAATAACTAGACCAGACTTGACTTATGTTGTGCACATCCTTAGTCAGTTCATGGATAAGCCCCGCCAACCACACCTGGATGCAGCTTATAAAGTGctcaaatatatcaaacaaacaCCTGGGCAAGGCATCCTGTTGCCGTCCACAGGT is a genomic window of Populus alba chromosome 5, ASM523922v2, whole genome shotgun sequence containing:
- the LOC140955604 gene encoding uncharacterized protein, with amino-acid sequence MTMALTVKNKIGFIDGSMKEPDEKKPDEHQQWNRCNNLVKTWLLGSMSKDIAASVINCKDARQMWLDLKERLSHVNVVQLFNIENEIHNCVQGSMSVGSYFIKLKGLWDERDALCTFPTCTCGSVKEVAAYLDTQKTMKFLMGLSDSYVGVRSNTLLQDPLPTINKAYSLVLRHEKQSEVTTGKSPAQPEAAAFAVKNLSHEIEIEQRCSRCNRTNHNTKDCRAHLRCTFCRWKGHTAEYCRKKKAVTEAEFNIAISKGNQVASHTNERKEMNFPFTPDECKQILSMLKTKTSSANHVSNCPTHDELSGPTFGEDDWDGN